The following proteins are encoded in a genomic region of Clostridium kluyveri:
- a CDS encoding helix-turn-helix transcriptional regulator has protein sequence MNNRLKEIRMREYMMNPKEFSKLIEVNLKTYYAWENGTSIPSMKKGLKIAEKLNKRLDDIWYLK, from the coding sequence ATGAATAATAGGCTTAAAGAAATAAGGATGAGAGAATATATGATGAATCCAAAGGAATTCTCAAAATTAATAGAAGTTAACCTCAAAACATACTATGCTTGGGAAAATGGAACATCAATTCCTTCCATGAAGAAAGGATTAAAAATAGCTGAGAAATTGAATAAAAGATTAGATGACATATGGTACTTAAAATAG